The Helicobacter ibis DNA segment TAACTTTATTACCCATTTCAGCAAAACAAGTCCCACTAACCAATCCAACATAACCAGTGCCAATTACAGAGATATTCATACAAACCCCAAACACAAAATTTTGTGCGATTCTAGCATATTTACTAGGCAAAGCAAAGCAAACTTAAAGTAATTTAAAAATATAATTTAGCATTTTACAAGAATGAATTTTTTGGGGTTTAAAAGGGAAATAAATGCCACGCAATTTAATAAGCACAAAAGATTTTAATAAAAACGAAGTTGAAATGATACTTAATTTAGCAGAGCAGTTTTTAGATGGAAAACCTCGCAATTCTCTAAATGGACACATTGTAATTACTATTTTCTTTGAAAATTCAACAAGAACTCTATCTAGCTTTGAAGTTGCAACCAAAAGACTTGGTGGTAGCGTAGTTAGACTAGATGTTGAGAGAAGCTCAACTTCAAAGGGTGAGACCCTATTTGATACTGCAGCAAACTTAAATGCCATGAATCCAAGTGCCATTGTAGTAAGACATAAAAATTCCGGCGTCCCAAATATACTATCAAAATATCTTTCGTGTTCTATTGTAAATGGAGGAGACGGCTCACATGCGCACCCCACACAAGCATTACTTGATCTACTAACACTAAAGAGGCATTTAGGAAATGTAGAAGGTAAAAAAATAGCAATAGTAGGAGATATAAAAAACTCACGCGTTGCAAATAGCAATATAGAATTACTAAGCAGATTCGGTATGGAAGTAATACTAGTAGCCCCACCACATTTCCTTCCTAGAACAAAGCTAAAATACACACATGATATAAAAGAGATAATAGACAATATCGATGCGATAATGAGTCTAAGAACACAAACAGAAAGACACAATGAATCTATATACTCTAGCCTAAAAGACTATGCAAAAGATTACTGCATAACAAAAGAGCTAGTAGGAGATAGAAATATAATCTTATTACACCCCGGACCTGTGCATAGAAATATAGATATAAGCGATGATATGCTAAGCGATTCAAGATGTAAAGTGCTAGAGCAAGTAACACATGGTGTAGCTATAAGAATGGCAGTCTTAGAGACACTAATAGCACAAGATGTAACAAAACTTCCTAAACATTTCCCATATTTTTAATATGGAATTTGTATTAGTTTTTATAACGGGATTTATCGCTGCTATAACTCCCGGACCTGATATATTATTTATCACAAGAAATACATTGCAATATGGTTTTAAAGAAGGTTTATATAGCTTATTTGGCGTCTTTAGTGGTTGCACTATTTTTGCACTTTTAGTGTATTTTGGGCTAACTAAGATTCTAAGTGGCGATGCTTTTCAAATGACATTAAGCATTATAGGCGGAGTGTATCTAATATATCTTGCAATATCTTTGCTAAAGAGCAAAAATAATATTAACCTAATAAAACATATAACAAAATCTAATAATTGCTACCTAAAAGGTCTTTTTATAAATCTCTCAAACCCAAAGGTTATATTATTCTTTGCAGTAATAGTAACCCCATTTATAGATAAGAATCTAGGATTAAACCTTATTTCGTTGATGCTTGGTAATTTATTAGCATTTTTTAGTGCGTTAATACTCTCTATATATTTTAGGAGATTTTTAACAAATGATTTATTTAACAAAATAGATAAGATATGTGCGATTGTGTTTTCTATTTTTGGTGCGTCATTGCTGTATTCAGCCATTTGTATGCTTGACAACACTTTACTTTTAGAATAGAATTTTAATTTTAATCTACTTAATCACTTTCTTAAACTTTAGGCACTAGCCAAATCAATCACAATAGAGGTTATAAATGAGTGAAAAAAACGAAAAAGAAACAAAGCATAAATCAAGGACACATACGCCCGTTGAAGGCTACACGATAGAATTTTTAAGATCACAATCAATAGATAAATTAGCAGAAATAGCAAAATCTCTAGGAATTGAAAACCCCCAAGAATTTTTAAGACAAGAATTAATTTTTGAAATATTAAAAACACAAGTAAGCAAAGGTGGATTTATACTATTTACTGGAATCTTGGAAATCACCCAAGAAGGATATGGATTTTTAAGATCTATTGATGAGAATTTCTCTGGCTCAAGAAACGATGCTTATGTAAGTAGCACACAAATTAGAAAATTCGCTCTAAGAAATGGAGATATAGTAACAGGTCAAGTAAGATCACCAAAAGATCAAGAAAGATATTATGCTCTATTAAAAGTAGAAGCGATAAATTATCATTCACCAGATGAAATGAAGAATCGTCCTTTATTTGAAAATCTAACACCTCTATTCCCAATACAACAAATAAAACTAGAATACAATAGCTTTAAAATCACAGGTAGAATGCTTGATTTATTCGCACCAATAGGCAAAGGACAAAGAGCATTAATAGTTGCCCCTCCAAGAACTGGTAAAACAGAATTAATGAAAGAACTAGCATATGGTATCACACAAAACCACCCTGAAGTAGAGCTAATAGTGTTGCTAGTAGATGAGCGACCAGAAGAGGTAACAGATATGGAACGAAGTGTGAAAGGGGAAGTATATAGCTCAACATTTGATATGCCTGCAAGCAACCACACAAGAGTTGCTGAATTAGTTGTAGAAAAGGCAAAGAGAATGGTTGAGATGGGAAAAGATGTAGTAATCCTTTTAGATTCAATTACAAGACTTGCAAGAGCATACAATACAGCAACTCCAAGTAGCGGAAAGGTGCTAAGTGGTGGTGTAGATGCAAATGCACTACATAGACCAAAAAAATTCTTTGGTGCTGCTAGAAATATAGAACAAGGCGGTTCTCTAACAATTATAGCAACAGCCTTAATTGAAACTGGCTCAAGAATGGATGAAGTAATATTTGAAGAATTCAAAGGTACTGGCAATAGTGAAATAGTCCTATCGCGACCTATTGCAGAAAGAAGAATCTATCCTGCTATGGATATACTAAAGAGTGGTACAAGAAAAGAAGAGTTACTACTAGGTAAAGAAAAATTACAAAAAGTTTGGGTTTTAAGGAATGCGATTCATCAGATGAATAACGAAGTTGAAGCACTAACTTTTCTT contains these protein-coding regions:
- a CDS encoding aspartate carbamoyltransferase catalytic subunit; translation: MPRNLISTKDFNKNEVEMILNLAEQFLDGKPRNSLNGHIVITIFFENSTRTLSSFEVATKRLGGSVVRLDVERSSTSKGETLFDTAANLNAMNPSAIVVRHKNSGVPNILSKYLSCSIVNGGDGSHAHPTQALLDLLTLKRHLGNVEGKKIAIVGDIKNSRVANSNIELLSRFGMEVILVAPPHFLPRTKLKYTHDIKEIIDNIDAIMSLRTQTERHNESIYSSLKDYAKDYCITKELVGDRNIILLHPGPVHRNIDISDDMLSDSRCKVLEQVTHGVAIRMAVLETLIAQDVTKLPKHFPYF
- a CDS encoding LysE family translocator encodes the protein MEFVLVFITGFIAAITPGPDILFITRNTLQYGFKEGLYSLFGVFSGCTIFALLVYFGLTKILSGDAFQMTLSIIGGVYLIYLAISLLKSKNNINLIKHITKSNNCYLKGLFINLSNPKVILFFAVIVTPFIDKNLGLNLISLMLGNLLAFFSALILSIYFRRFLTNDLFNKIDKICAIVFSIFGASLLYSAICMLDNTLLLE
- the rho gene encoding transcription termination factor Rho, whose protein sequence is MSEKNEKETKHKSRTHTPVEGYTIEFLRSQSIDKLAEIAKSLGIENPQEFLRQELIFEILKTQVSKGGFILFTGILEITQEGYGFLRSIDENFSGSRNDAYVSSTQIRKFALRNGDIVTGQVRSPKDQERYYALLKVEAINYHSPDEMKNRPLFENLTPLFPIQQIKLEYNSFKITGRMLDLFAPIGKGQRALIVAPPRTGKTELMKELAYGITQNHPEVELIVLLVDERPEEVTDMERSVKGEVYSSTFDMPASNHTRVAELVVEKAKRMVEMGKDVVILLDSITRLARAYNTATPSSGKVLSGGVDANALHRPKKFFGAARNIEQGGSLTIIATALIETGSRMDEVIFEEFKGTGNSEIVLSRPIAERRIYPAMDILKSGTRKEELLLGKEKLQKVWVLRNAIHQMNNEVEALTFLYSQMQKSKDNEEFLNNMNDNAKE